One Streptomyces sp. B21-105 genomic region harbors:
- the ettA gene encoding energy-dependent translational throttle protein EttA, translated as MAEYIYTMRKTRKAHGDKVILDDVTLSFLPGAKIGVVGPNGAGKSTVLKIMAGLEQPSNGDAFLSPGYSVGMLLQEPPLDESKTVLENVQDGAAEIMGKLKRFNEVAELMATDYSDALLDEMGKLQEDLDHAGAWDLDTQLEQAMDALGCPPGDWPVTNLSGGERRRVALCKLLLEAPDLLLLDEPTNHLDAESVQWLEQHLAKYPGTVVAVTHDRYFLDNVAGWILELDRGRAIGYEGNYSTYLETKQSRLKVEGQKDAKRAKRLKEELEWVRSNAKGRQAKSKARLARYEEMAAEADKMRKLDFEEIQIPPGPRLGSIVVEVNNLSKAFGDKVLIDDLSFTLPRNGIVGVIGPNGAGKTTLFKMIQGFEEPDSGSIKVGDTVKISYVDQSRENIDPKKSLWAVVSDELDYINVGQVEMPSRAYVSAFGFKGPDQQKPAGVLSGGERNRLNLALTLKQGGNLLLLDEPTNDLDVETLSSLENALLEFPGAAVVVSHDRWFLDRVATHILAYEGDSRWFWFEGNFESYEKNKIERLGADAARPHRATYKKLTRD; from the coding sequence TTGGCTGAGTACATCTACACCATGCGCAAGACGCGCAAGGCACACGGCGACAAGGTCATCCTTGACGACGTAACGCTGAGCTTCCTGCCCGGCGCGAAGATCGGTGTGGTCGGGCCGAACGGCGCCGGTAAGTCCACCGTTCTGAAGATCATGGCGGGACTGGAGCAGCCCTCCAACGGCGACGCGTTCCTGTCGCCCGGCTACAGCGTCGGGATGCTGCTGCAGGAGCCGCCGCTCGACGAGTCCAAGACCGTCCTGGAGAACGTGCAGGACGGCGCGGCTGAGATCATGGGCAAGCTCAAGCGCTTCAACGAGGTCGCCGAGCTGATGGCGACGGACTACTCCGACGCGCTGCTGGACGAGATGGGCAAGCTGCAGGAGGACCTCGACCACGCAGGCGCGTGGGACCTGGACACCCAGCTCGAGCAGGCCATGGACGCCCTGGGCTGCCCGCCCGGCGACTGGCCCGTCACCAACCTCTCCGGCGGTGAGCGCCGCCGCGTCGCGCTGTGCAAGCTGCTGCTCGAGGCGCCCGACCTGCTGCTTCTCGACGAGCCCACCAACCACCTGGACGCCGAGTCCGTGCAGTGGCTGGAGCAGCACCTCGCGAAGTACCCCGGCACCGTCGTCGCCGTCACCCACGACCGGTACTTCCTGGACAACGTCGCGGGCTGGATCCTGGAGCTCGACCGCGGCCGGGCCATCGGCTACGAGGGCAACTACTCCACCTACCTGGAGACGAAGCAGAGCCGTCTCAAGGTCGAGGGACAGAAGGACGCCAAGCGCGCCAAGCGTCTGAAGGAAGAGCTCGAGTGGGTGCGGTCCAACGCCAAGGGGCGTCAGGCCAAGTCCAAGGCCCGTCTCGCCCGCTACGAGGAGATGGCCGCCGAAGCCGACAAGATGCGGAAGCTGGACTTCGAGGAGATCCAGATCCCGCCGGGCCCGCGCCTGGGCTCCATCGTCGTCGAGGTCAACAACCTCTCCAAGGCCTTCGGTGACAAGGTCCTCATCGACGACCTGAGCTTCACGCTGCCGCGCAACGGCATCGTCGGCGTCATCGGCCCGAACGGCGCCGGCAAGACGACCCTCTTCAAGATGATCCAGGGATTCGAAGAGCCCGACTCCGGGTCCATCAAGGTCGGCGACACCGTCAAGATCTCGTACGTCGACCAGAGCCGCGAGAACATCGACCCGAAGAAGTCGCTGTGGGCCGTGGTCTCCGACGAGCTCGACTACATCAACGTCGGCCAGGTCGAGATGCCGTCACGCGCGTACGTCTCCGCGTTCGGCTTCAAGGGGCCCGACCAGCAGAAGCCGGCCGGTGTGCTCTCCGGCGGTGAGCGCAACCGTCTGAACCTCGCGCTCACCCTCAAGCAGGGCGGCAACCTGCTCCTCCTCGACGAGCCGACCAACGACCTCGACGTGGAGACGCTGTCCTCCCTGGAGAACGCGCTGCTGGAGTTCCCGGGCGCCGCGGTGGTCGTCTCCCACGACCGGTGGTTCCTGGACCGGGTCGCCACCCACATCCTCGCCTACGAGGGTGACTCCCGGTGGTTCTGGTTCGAG
- a CDS encoding class I SAM-dependent methyltransferase codes for MDWNRWHDRYDAPDSPLARRLSTVREQVRLALDDCPPGPLRVVSLCAGQGRDLLGVLPGHPRREDVRARLVELDRHNVDAALDAVRSAGLAQVEVVAGDASLLDHYAGMAPADLVLLCGVFGNITDPDIERTVDACTQLCATGGRVIWTRNRKAPDRVPLICGWFEERGFEREWVTDEEQFQSVGVHRFRGPSRPLQPGERVFTFVGYDRLRPAT; via the coding sequence GTGGACTGGAACAGGTGGCACGACCGGTACGACGCCCCGGATTCGCCGCTTGCCCGGCGCCTGTCGACGGTGCGGGAACAGGTGCGGCTGGCACTGGACGACTGTCCGCCCGGCCCGCTCCGGGTGGTGAGCCTCTGCGCGGGGCAGGGACGCGATCTGCTGGGCGTTCTGCCTGGTCACCCGCGTCGCGAGGACGTGCGGGCGCGGCTGGTGGAGCTTGATCGGCACAACGTCGACGCGGCCCTCGACGCCGTGCGGTCGGCCGGTCTCGCACAGGTCGAGGTCGTCGCCGGCGACGCCTCGCTCCTCGATCACTACGCCGGGATGGCGCCGGCCGACCTCGTGCTGCTCTGCGGAGTGTTCGGAAACATCACAGATCCGGACATCGAACGGACCGTCGACGCCTGCACGCAGCTGTGCGCGACCGGAGGCCGGGTGATCTGGACCAGGAATCGCAAGGCCCCGGACCGGGTTCCACTGATCTGCGGGTGGTTCGAGGAGCGGGGCTTCGAACGCGAGTGGGTCACGGACGAGGAGCAGTTTCAGTCCGTGGGCGTGCACCGCTTCCGGGGACCGTCCCGGCCGTTGCAGCCGGGCGAGCGCGTCTTCACTTTCGTGGGGTACGACAGGCTGCGCCCCGCGACCTGA
- a CDS encoding TQXA domain-containing protein — MISSFSALFARGRGPVRLAAASVAAVTSGLVAVGVLATAGTAAATEMTQSQGGATATIGGLKTYGPALVHADGGDQEVSAGLFEMSVEGGGTLQTYSVDLYNPTQRDAKYHETPWSGTLLAANRNAGRIRWILQHSYPQINDLASLAEKAGIGGGLTEQDAAAGTQVAVWRYSDGAVVDAVDPQAERLADYLQKAARVVAEPAASLTLDAPAVSGRPGELLGPVTVHTNATSATVAPPVDAATSGVRIVGKDGKPLTAVSDGSQLFFDVPADTAAGSAELTVQASTTVPVGRAFTSDSRSQTQILAGSSESTVSATASAAWAQKGAIPALSAAKNCAKTGVDIAAANPGDEAFTFELMGLQHTIPAGGSKTVTVPLQEDQAYDFSIVGPQGDQHRFTGVLDCRTQSDEVADLTTQTLSEPSPATVGGVSTADDTDLAATGGSSATPLIAGTAIGLVVIGGAALLFIGRKENGSQS, encoded by the coding sequence GTGATTTCTTCGTTCTCCGCGTTGTTCGCACGCGGGCGGGGCCCGGTCCGTCTCGCGGCGGCGTCCGTGGCGGCCGTGACGTCCGGCCTCGTCGCCGTCGGCGTGCTCGCCACCGCGGGCACGGCCGCCGCGACAGAGATGACACAGAGTCAGGGCGGGGCCACCGCGACGATCGGCGGCCTCAAGACCTACGGTCCCGCCCTGGTCCATGCCGACGGCGGCGACCAGGAGGTGTCGGCCGGCCTGTTCGAGATGTCCGTCGAGGGCGGCGGCACCCTGCAGACGTACTCCGTCGACCTCTACAACCCCACGCAGAGGGACGCCAAGTACCACGAGACGCCCTGGAGCGGCACGCTGCTGGCCGCCAACCGGAACGCGGGCCGCATCCGTTGGATCCTGCAGCACTCCTACCCCCAGATCAACGATCTCGCCTCGCTCGCCGAGAAGGCCGGCATCGGCGGCGGCCTCACCGAGCAGGACGCGGCCGCCGGCACCCAGGTGGCCGTCTGGCGCTACTCGGACGGCGCGGTGGTCGACGCCGTCGACCCGCAGGCCGAACGGCTCGCGGACTACCTGCAGAAGGCCGCCCGGGTCGTCGCGGAACCCGCGGCCTCCCTCACCCTCGACGCGCCCGCCGTGTCCGGCCGCCCGGGCGAACTGCTCGGCCCGGTGACGGTCCACACCAACGCGACGAGCGCGACGGTGGCACCGCCGGTGGACGCCGCCACCAGCGGAGTGCGGATCGTCGGCAAGGACGGCAAGCCGCTCACGGCCGTGTCGGACGGCAGCCAGCTGTTCTTCGACGTGCCCGCCGACACGGCCGCCGGCTCGGCCGAACTGACCGTGCAGGCCTCCACCACCGTCCCGGTCGGCCGAGCCTTCACCTCCGACAGCCGCAGCCAGACCCAGATCCTGGCCGGCTCCAGCGAGTCCACGGTGTCGGCGACCGCGAGCGCGGCCTGGGCCCAGAAGGGCGCCATACCGGCACTGTCCGCGGCGAAGAACTGCGCGAAGACCGGCGTCGACATCGCCGCCGCCAACCCGGGCGACGAGGCCTTCACCTTCGAGCTGATGGGGCTGCAGCACACCATCCCCGCCGGCGGGTCCAAGACGGTGACGGTCCCGCTGCAGGAGGACCAGGCCTACGACTTCTCGATCGTCGGCCCGCAGGGCGACCAGCACAGGTTCACCGGCGTCCTGGACTGCCGCACGCAGTCCGACGAGGTCGCCGACCTGACCACCCAGACCCTGAGCGAACCGAGCCCGGCCACCGTGGGCGGCGTCTCCACCGCGGACGACACCGACCTCGCCGCGACGGGCGGCAGCAGTGCCACCCCGCTCATCGCGGGCACGGCCATCGGCCTGGTGGTCATCGGCGGAGCGGCGCTCCTGTTCATCGGACGGAAGGAGAACGGCTCACAGAGCTGA
- a CDS encoding single-stranded DNA-binding protein, whose product MNETMVCAVGNVATQPVYRDLAAGASARFRLAVTSRYWDREKSAWTDGHTNFFTVWANRQLAQNAMASLNVGDPVIVQGRLKVRTESREGQQGWTSADIDAVAIGHDIARGTSAFRRQGRAESAAAGPPPQPEPDWATPVAAAADAKSDDARRREPAGVT is encoded by the coding sequence GTGAACGAGACGATGGTCTGCGCAGTGGGCAACGTGGCGACGCAGCCGGTCTACCGGGACCTTGCGGCGGGTGCGTCGGCGAGGTTCCGGCTGGCGGTGACCTCGCGCTACTGGGACCGGGAGAAGAGCGCCTGGACCGACGGACACACCAACTTCTTCACGGTCTGGGCCAACCGGCAGCTGGCCCAGAACGCGATGGCCTCGCTGAACGTCGGGGACCCGGTGATCGTCCAGGGGAGGCTGAAGGTGCGCACGGAGTCTCGCGAGGGGCAGCAGGGCTGGACCTCCGCGGACATCGACGCCGTGGCGATCGGCCACGACATCGCACGGGGCACGTCGGCATTCCGGCGGCAGGGCCGTGCCGAGTCCGCGGCGGCAGGACCGCCGCCACAGCCCGAGCCCGACTGGGCGACCCCGGTCGCCGCTGCGGCGGACGCGAAGTCCGACGACGCACGGCGTCGCGAGCCGGCGGGGGTGACCTGA